A genomic region of Planktothrix serta PCC 8927 contains the following coding sequences:
- the typA gene encoding translational GTPase TypA: MSLPIRNVAIIAHVDHGKTTLVDALLRQSGIFREGEEVPDCVMDSNDIERERGITILSKNTAVRYKDTIINIIDTPGHADFGGEVERVLGMVDGCILIVDANEGPMPQTRFVLKKALEKGLRPIVVINKIDRHRAEPHTAVDKVLDLFLELGADDDQCEFPYLFASGLGGFAKRSLEDESTDMQAMFEYILEYVPPPVGDAAKPLQMQVTTLDYSEYVGRIVIGKIHNGIIKAGQQAALMKEDGSIVKSKISKLMGFEGLKRIELQEASAGNIVAVAGFADANIGETITCPNEPLALPLIKVDEPTLQMTFSVNDSPFAGQEGKLVTSRQVRDRLIRELETNVALRVEETDSPDKFLVSGRGELHLGILIENMRREDYEFQVSQPQVIYREVNGQPYEPYEYLVLDVPEEGVGSCIERLGQRRAEMQDMHVGGNGRTQLEFVVPARGLIGFRGEFMRMTRGEGIMNHSFLEYRALCGDIEARRNGVLISFEEGVSTFYAMKNAEDRGVFFIKPGTKVYRGMIVGEHNRPQDLELNVCKTKQLTNHRAATGDELVQLQSPVDMSLERALEYISSDELVEVTPQSIRLRKLSKKLVKR, from the coding sequence ATGTCTCTTCCCATTCGCAACGTTGCAATTATTGCCCACGTCGATCACGGCAAAACGACCCTAGTGGACGCACTTCTCAGACAATCTGGTATTTTCCGCGAAGGGGAAGAGGTTCCAGATTGCGTCATGGACTCTAACGATATTGAACGGGAACGGGGTATTACGATTCTGTCTAAAAATACCGCAGTTCGCTATAAAGACACCATTATTAATATTATCGATACCCCTGGACACGCGGACTTTGGGGGCGAAGTCGAACGGGTGTTAGGCATGGTGGACGGTTGTATTTTAATCGTCGATGCTAACGAAGGGCCTATGCCTCAAACTCGTTTCGTCCTCAAAAAAGCCCTAGAAAAGGGTTTGCGTCCGATTGTTGTGATTAACAAAATTGACCGTCATCGGGCTGAACCGCACACGGCCGTTGATAAAGTCTTAGATTTATTCTTAGAACTGGGCGCCGATGATGACCAATGCGAATTCCCCTATCTGTTTGCTTCCGGTTTGGGAGGATTTGCCAAACGCAGCCTAGAGGATGAAAGTACCGATATGCAGGCCATGTTTGAGTATATCCTCGAATATGTTCCGCCTCCAGTGGGAGATGCGGCCAAACCCCTGCAAATGCAAGTCACAACTTTAGATTATTCTGAATATGTTGGGCGGATTGTGATTGGCAAAATTCACAACGGTATTATTAAAGCTGGACAACAAGCCGCCTTAATGAAAGAAGATGGCAGTATTGTTAAAAGCAAAATCTCTAAATTAATGGGATTTGAAGGTTTAAAACGGATTGAACTGCAAGAAGCATCCGCCGGAAATATTGTGGCGGTGGCTGGGTTTGCCGATGCTAATATTGGGGAAACGATTACCTGTCCGAATGAACCCCTAGCGTTACCCTTAATTAAAGTCGATGAACCGACCTTACAAATGACCTTCTCGGTGAATGACTCGCCCTTTGCCGGACAGGAAGGAAAGTTAGTCACATCACGACAAGTGCGCGACCGCTTAATCCGCGAATTAGAAACGAATGTCGCTCTGCGGGTGGAAGAAACCGACTCCCCGGATAAATTCTTAGTATCGGGACGGGGGGAACTCCACCTCGGTATTTTAATTGAAAATATGCGACGGGAAGATTACGAGTTCCAGGTTTCCCAACCCCAGGTAATTTACCGGGAAGTTAATGGCCAACCTTATGAACCTTACGAATATCTGGTGTTAGATGTACCTGAAGAAGGCGTCGGTAGCTGTATTGAACGCTTAGGCCAACGGCGGGCGGAAATGCAGGATATGCACGTTGGCGGCAATGGCCGGACTCAGTTAGAATTCGTTGTCCCCGCACGGGGTTTAATTGGATTTCGCGGGGAATTCATGCGGATGACTCGTGGGGAAGGAATTATGAACCACAGTTTTCTGGAATATCGCGCTTTATGTGGGGATATTGAAGCTCGTCGGAATGGGGTGTTAATCTCTTTTGAAGAAGGGGTGAGTACCTTCTACGCCATGAAAAACGCCGAAGACCGAGGGGTGTTTTTTATTAAGCCCGGTACTAAGGTATATAGAGGCATGATTGTAGGTGAACATAACCGTCCCCAAGATTTAGAGTTAAATGTCTGTAAAACCAAACAATTAACCAACCATCGGGCTGCAACGGGAGATGAACTGGTTCAGTTACAGTCCCCTGTGGATATGAGTTTAGAACGAGCTTTAGAATATATTAGCTCTGATGAATTGGTGGAAGTCACACCCCAGTCTATTCGTCTACGCAAACTCAGCAAGAAGTTAGTCAAACGCTAA